A region of the Anolis sagrei isolate rAnoSag1 chromosome 4, rAnoSag1.mat, whole genome shotgun sequence genome:
aatgacttaaaagcacacaacaacaacaacaacaacaatcctatctcatcagccaaatgcaggcgcacacttcccattgaaatactaataagtttatatttgttaaaatggttcttcattttaattattgtattatttttaagtgtttttttgaactacaaataagatatgtgcagtgtgcataggaattcattcatggttttttttccaaattataatccagccctccaacagtttgagggactgtgacctggccctctgtttaaaaagtttgaggacccctgctctatgcaATTTCCCAATGCATTTCATCCAATAAATATTGCATGCTGTCATGccttttttattttaagaaaGCTTATGGAAGTGcatataaataatttttgggcAAAATTATATTTGGCTAATTTCTAGAATAATTCCCTGTCTCTTTTACATGCAGCCTTATAAACTTAAACAGATTTCCACTCATGTCAAAcacactaggagcccccggtggtgcagtgggttaaacccctgtgccggcaggactgaagaccgacaggtcgcaggtttgaatctggggagaggcggatgagctccctctatcagttctagctcctcatgtggggatatgagagaagcctctacaaggatgaaaaacatcaaaacatccgggcgtcccctgggcaacatccttgcagacggccaattctctcataccagaagcgacttgcagtttctcaagtcgctcctgacatgataaaaaaaaaagtcaaacacTAATATTTTTGTATTGGAATATTGTTGCAACACCTCCATCACAGAAGCAGATCTGACTTTCAAACTGTGTGATCCATTTGCCATAGTTTAAGCTTTGACTCTTTCTTGTCTCACCTGACACTCACCATCCACTTTTTCTATTGGCTATGTCAAGTGGCACACTCTCTGGGTTCCTGTAGGCATCCTCTAGCTACACTCAGCCTTTATTTTCCTAACCTTAACCAGGGAACTACCTCTTGCAATCTTGTATATTAGATATAAGTCCACCTCTACGAACTGTTTTAAACAATTCAAATATTACTTGCTAAACAATCTCTCACTGGAATGGAACcagatatttttattttctaaatgtgTTTAGGTTCCTATTCCAAATCATCAGTCTCATTTTGCATCAAGAACATTAGCTAAAGATATCATTGCATATAATCAAGATTCCAGGACTGGGCATTTGACAGTTCTAGGGTCAATTTTCTGCAATAAATCAGACACTGTAATTGCTCTGTAATTCTGGGATGTCCAGATCTTTGACAGagagctctaggattctatcagaTGACAAAACCGGGGGTCCCATAGGATGCAGCTGTGATGGGGAATCCTGACTAAAGTGCCTCCTGGGTCTTCCAGAAGAGGCAATTCATGATGTGTCTTTAATTAGAAAAAGGACAGCTCAAGGCAGTTTAAGGGGAGAAAGGACACAAGAACAAACACACTTTGTTCACTCCAGTCTATTTAATGTGGGCAATATACATATTGAAAGCAGATCACTTACCACTTTGGCATCTAAAGCGACCTGAGCAAAACCTGTGCCAGAACCCCATACAAGACTGTAGTATTCATCACTGAAGTTTCCTTCTCTAAGTCCACCAGGCGCAATTCCTAGAAGATGGCCTTTTTTCAGAATTTCCACACAATTAACCTTTGTGCCAACTATACAACCCACCACATCAAGAACCAGTTTTACTCCTGTAAACACAggtgaaggaaaaaaatgaaacataaataTTTATATCTGTTCCCAAATAATGCTTTAAATGATAATACACATATTAAAGCGTGGTCATTTATTATATCTTACCTGGTAGAAACATGTCACGGTGAGCCACAGAATAGAGGGATCTTCCTTTCTGTGCATACAGTCTAGCTACTAATAAGATATAGTCTAGAACAAAGGCTCCATGGTAAAAGACAATAATTCCTGGACCTTTTGGTAGATTTTCCATGCCAATAACCTCATAACCTGAAATGATGACAATGTATAACAGGTTACTATTAATATCATATCAATAACAAAACCTGACTTTTTAAATGAGTGATAACATTCTTGCATATTATTCCCAAAGAAAAAGtatcaaaaaatattttctttgaccTCTATCCTGAAATCAACTTGTCTATAGTTGGACAAATATAAGTCACAGGAGTCCTATATTTGTCCATTGAAATTCTTACATATGTTTCTGTTGGAGAAGCTGAGACAAATGGTAACCTATAGAAAAGTTTTTAATTAAGTACTCCTCTGTAGAAACCCTCTTGAAGAAAATTATCTAAATTCTCACATGCATTATTGTTGTAtctacctcatcacatgagggttTTTTGGCCCCTTGCCATGCTGAGGCTCTTCTTTGGGGATAGATCCAGTGAACTCCATCACATGACAAAGGCCATGGCCCCACCCCATTGATAGCTGATGTGTCATGGAAGCATTGCAAGTAGCTTCCTTGCTAACCAAGATAAGATtttgtgttttgggtagctctgatgcATCTAGGGGAAGCGGGGAGGGTGTGCGGCTTCCCGTGAGGTGCCACATGCATGTTCCATTTTGCCAGTAATTGCTAGTAAAATAGataagggcgggggggggggaaatgatgAGGTCCATAGGGCTACATAAGATCTTCTTCCTTTTTATGATAATAATGATACCAGAGATTGTTCTAGAGCTCCATTCCTAGTGAACAATGGATATTCTTGTCCTTTTACTTCATTCAAGGTGGTAAATCTATGTCTTGTGATTAAACTTATTTAAAACAAACACTGAAGCTATTTTTACTTTTCCAGACACTTTCTTACCATGCCATATCTTTCCAAATGTTTCCACAAAATGTCCAATCCATTGCCTTGGTTTTTCCCATAACGGATCATAAATGCTTCCGCTTATGTTATGTTTTTTCTTGTAAATATATAGAACAAATGAGGTGAAACAATTtaacaaaaaaatgaaacaatatgAATGATATAACAACATGGGAAGCAGTAATATCCAGAAAGGGTTAATGGAGCTCGCATATTCTCCCAGATCTTCAAAACCAGTCCAGTTTTTCAGCATGTGAATAAACAAAGTTGAATTTTGAAGCCAAGAAGTATCTGATATGGATGCTGCCATTTTCACATGCtaggtagaaaaataaaatgaattctGATTAGGCATGTGAAAAATGATGTGCTTCATCGCGTTTTCTTGAAAAAATAGAGGACAAAAGATATTACAGCATTAAATCAATATCTCATGATGTTCCAGCAGCAATTTAccagaattcatagaatcatgcaGCTGGAAGATACCCCAAGGTCCATTctgtccaacccccctgccatgcaggaaaggcacaatcaagattgaccatagccaaagactggaaaggagaaaaaggtttaaCCAataaggattggagggaaagaatgtgaGAATATATGttaatggccagactaacttataacaggaggaataaaagcaatgaggactttttagaaaaatgaagttggccatggcatatctgaatagagagtcagtaatatcGAGGAACTCCATTAGGAATGTAGGGTTACCATAAATAAGGagagataaataggcttaaaggtttcatagtgtttcggtgttggaagtcatggtgaagggtgcacgggtgtggggaagaggttttattttgtgtgggataggggttttgggatgaGTGTATGGTCCATTGTGTGTAATATGTTATGTGCTAATTttctgaatgttatggaaaaattgaatagaaagctttgactgaatgtagtggaaaacaggcagaaatagcaagtcaATGTGTATTAagttatgtaaatgataataatttgtactcatTGTCAAAATTAACTGGTTGAATaactaaggtagataggcatgtacacatcaaaaatattgttatctgattatatctgccactatttgcttttctgttatgtaccataaccaAAATAAACATGGTAAATATACCATGCcataaaaaataaagttaaaattttaaatttaaaaaaaagaaaaaaagaaaagcacgatcaaaacatccctgacagatggccatccagcctttgt
Encoded here:
- the LOC132774841 gene encoding DGAT1/2-independent enzyme synthesizing storage lipids-like yields the protein MAASISDTSWLQNSTLFIHMLKNWTGFEDLGEYASSINPFWILLLPMLLYHSYCFIFLLNCFTSFVLYIYKKKHNISGSIYDPLWEKPRQWIGHFVETFGKIWHGYEVIGMENLPKGPGIIVFYHGAFVLDYILLVARLYAQKGRSLYSVAHRDMFLPGVKLVLDVVGCIVGTKVNCVEILKKGHLLGIAPGGLREGNFSDEYYSLVWGSGTGFAQVALDAKVPIIPMFTQNLREAYRTVGKTRLLKWLYERTKLLVLPLYGGFPVKLRTYIGEPIPYDPNLTAKELAEKAKIAIEDLRNKYQKRPGNILRALSERFYKHHKNN